In Uranotaenia lowii strain MFRU-FL chromosome 2, ASM2978415v1, whole genome shotgun sequence, one genomic interval encodes:
- the LOC129747029 gene encoding ATP-dependent (S)-NAD(P)H-hydrate dehydratase-like produces MLFSIAQVRLPIEHFSLIYRSFTVLRQVKLNPTSVNRRRLSFCIEMTENKSPLLERARDMVPHLATDRHKGQAGRIGIVGGSVEYTGAPYFAAISALKVGADLVHVFCPQGAAQVIKGYSPELIVHPLLDQNNAIIQIEPWLERLHVLVVGPGLGRDRSVMQTVSELIKICRQLSKPLIIDADGLFIVTQDTSLIKDYPRVILTPNAIEFSRLFGNDRGRIQENIAKLGDGVTVIEKGLNDRIYDSQTLEKYECPQGGSGRRCGGQGDLLAGSLSTFYFWALDYKKEVSPALVASYAACHLTKHCNSYAYKVKGRSMTCTDMIDQIHHVFDDFFEHKKE; encoded by the coding sequence ATGCTGTTTTCCATCGCTCAGGTACGGCTTCcgattgaacatttttcactAATTTATCGCAGTTTTACAGTGTTAAGACAAGTCAAATTAAACCCAACATCTGTCAACCGTCGTCGGTTGTCCTTTTGCATCGAAATGACGGAAAATAAGTCGCCCCTGCTGGAACGTGCCCGCGATATGGTACCACATCTGGCGACGGATCGCCACAAAGGCCAGGCCGGCCGTATTGGAATAGTGGGCGGATCGGTGGAATACACCGGAGCACCGTATTTTGCTGCCATCAGTGCCCTCAAAGTTGGAGCGGATCTGGTACATGTGTTCTGTCCTCAGGGTGCGGCCCAAGTCATCAAAGGTTATAGCCCGGAGCTGATAGTTCATCCGCTGCTGGATCAAAACAATGCCATCATCCAGATTGAACCTTGGCTAGAGCGATTGCATGTTCTGGTTGTTGGACCAGGACTGGGTCGAGATCGATCGGTAATGCAAACGGTGTCAGAGCTGATTAAAATCTGCAGACAGCTGTCGAAACCACTGATTATAGACGCCGATGGGCTATTTATCGTAACGCAGGACACAAGTCTGATAAAGGATTATCCAAGAGTTATTCTAACGCCGAATGCCATCGAGTTCAGTCGATTGTTCGGCAATGACCGGGGTCGAATTCAGGAAAACATTGCCAAGCTGGGCGATGGAGTGACTGTAATCGAAAAGGGTTTGAATGACAGGATTTACGATTCGCAAACGCTCGAGAAGTATGAGTGCCCTCAGGGAGGATCCGGGCGAAGGTGTGGCGGCCAAGGAGACCTGTTGGCAGGTTCTCTATCCACTTTCTACTTTTGGGCTCTGGATTATAAGAAGGAAGTTAGTCCGGCACTAGTTGCCAGCTATGCCGCTTGCCATCTGACCAAACATTGCAACAGTTACGCTTACAAGGTGAAGGGACGCAGCATGACCTGTACCGATATGATAGACCAAATTCACCACgtgtttgatgattttttcgaacatAAAAAGGAATAG